In the genome of Saprospira sp. CCB-QB6, one region contains:
- a CDS encoding WYL domain-containing protein has translation MKSNTALHLNLHHAISQQLLVAFRYNDQDDWRVVEPFCLGLTRANNWGLRAFQRSGPVGSKTSWKLFNLDKAQDLRVLSQQFSAEVREQYRVGDKQMQTIFRQLY, from the coding sequence ATGAAATCGAACACAGCACTTCATCTCAACCTACATCATGCAATTTCCCAGCAATTACTTGTAGCCTTTAGATATAATGATCAGGATGACTGGCGGGTCGTCGAGCCATTTTGTTTGGGTTTGACTAGGGCCAACAATTGGGGATTACGGGCTTTTCAGCGTTCAGGGCCGGTGGGTTCAAAAACCAGTTGGAAGTTATTTAATTTGGATAAGGCGCAGGACTTGCGGGTCTTGAGTCAGCAATTTTCGGCGGAGGTACGGGAGCAGTATCGGGTAGGAGACAAACAGATGCAAACTATTTTCCGTCAGTTATATTAG